In Paracoccus aminophilus JCM 7686, a single window of DNA contains:
- a CDS encoding DMT family transporter, protein MDFRAIIMGVAFALMWASAFTTTRIIVTAAPPLLALVIRFALSAGVAIALAFALGQSWRLSRAEWRAVILFGICQNVLYLGLNWVAMQWVEASAAAIIASMMPLLVAVMGWALMGDRLKPMAVAGLVIGMVGVAIIMGVRLQHGLNIPGTILCLIGAVALAAATLSARGAGGSPNMMMIVGLQMAVGAVVLVVPALALEWGEPVQWSARLLWTFAYTAIVPGILATWIWFQLVHRVGAVRAATYHFLSPFFGVTIAALMLGERFGFTDVAGALIIAAGILMVQLARLPAPDQASKSRAQSIAGRD, encoded by the coding sequence ATGGATTTCCGCGCGATTATCATGGGCGTGGCTTTTGCCCTCATGTGGGCCTCGGCCTTCACCACCACGCGGATCATCGTCACGGCGGCGCCGCCGCTGCTGGCCCTGGTGATCCGCTTTGCCTTGTCGGCGGGCGTCGCCATCGCTTTGGCCTTCGCACTTGGCCAGAGCTGGCGTCTGAGCCGCGCCGAGTGGCGCGCGGTCATCCTTTTCGGGATCTGCCAGAACGTGCTTTACCTCGGGCTGAACTGGGTCGCGATGCAATGGGTCGAGGCCTCGGCGGCGGCGATCATCGCCTCGATGATGCCGCTACTCGTCGCGGTCATGGGCTGGGCGCTGATGGGCGACCGGCTGAAACCGATGGCGGTCGCCGGGCTGGTCATCGGCATGGTCGGCGTCGCGATCATCATGGGCGTGCGCCTGCAACATGGCCTGAACATTCCCGGCACGATCCTGTGCCTGATCGGCGCGGTGGCTTTGGCCGCGGCGACGCTCAGCGCGCGCGGGGCCGGGGGCAGCCCGAATATGATGATGATCGTCGGGCTGCAGATGGCGGTCGGCGCGGTGGTGCTCGTCGTTCCGGCGCTGGCGCTTGAATGGGGCGAGCCGGTCCAGTGGAGCGCGCGCCTGCTTTGGACCTTCGCCTATACCGCGATCGTGCCGGGCATTCTCGCGACCTGGATCTGGTTCCAACTCGTGCACCGGGTCGGCGCGGTGCGGGCCGCCACCTATCACTTCCTGTCGCCCTTCTTCGGGGTGACCATTGCCGCGCTGATGCTGGGCGAGCGCTTCGGTTTCACCGATGTCGCTGGCGCCCTGATCATCGCGGCAGGGATCTTGATGGTGCAGCTCGCGCGGCTTCCCGCCCCAGATCAGGCGTCGAAATCGCGCGCCCAGAGCATCGCCGGCCGCGACTGA
- a CDS encoding SDR family oxidoreductase has translation MNAITGRMLILGHGYTAGYLSPLLLAKGWQVTGTTRSNRARISARGAVPLLWPGEDDAVAQAIGQADAILVSAGPGAEGDPVLAEFAGRIAASPARWIGYLSTTGVYGDRQGDWVDEETALAPSTQRGAERVRAEAEWQALAEAHNLPLHIFRLAGIYGPGRGPFAKLTNGTARRIVKPGQIFSRIHVEDIAQVLLASIEHPAAAPGRIYNVCDNDPAPPEDVIAHAAGLIGLPPPPLEAFDTAEMTEMARSFYADSKRVSNRRILDELGVHLRYGDYRAGLAALAASEGNAAA, from the coding sequence ATGAACGCCATCACAGGACGGATGCTGATCCTCGGCCACGGTTACACCGCTGGCTATCTGTCGCCGCTTCTGCTCGCCAAAGGCTGGCAGGTGACGGGAACGACGCGCTCGAACCGGGCGCGGATTTCGGCTCGGGGCGCGGTTCCGCTGCTCTGGCCCGGAGAGGATGACGCCGTCGCTCAGGCAATCGGACAGGCTGATGCGATTCTCGTATCGGCCGGGCCGGGCGCCGAGGGCGATCCGGTTCTGGCCGAATTCGCCGGGCGCATCGCTGCAAGCCCGGCGCGTTGGATCGGCTATCTTTCGACCACCGGGGTTTATGGTGATCGTCAGGGCGATTGGGTCGATGAAGAGACCGCCCTCGCCCCCAGCACGCAGCGGGGCGCGGAACGTGTTCGCGCCGAGGCGGAATGGCAGGCTCTGGCCGAGGCCCATAACCTGCCCCTGCATATCTTCCGTCTGGCCGGAATCTATGGCCCCGGTCGCGGGCCCTTCGCCAAGCTGACAAACGGCACCGCGCGCCGGATCGTCAAACCGGGCCAGATCTTCTCGCGCATCCATGTCGAGGATATCGCGCAGGTGCTGCTGGCCTCGATCGAGCATCCCGCAGCCGCACCGGGCCGGATCTACAATGTTTGCGACAATGACCCGGCTCCGCCCGAGGATGTCATCGCCCATGCCGCAGGGCTGATCGGCCTGCCGCCGCCCCCGCTCGAGGCCTTTGACACGGCCGAGATGACCGAGATGGCGCGCTCTTTCTATGCCGACAGCAAGCGCGTCTCGAATCGCCGGATCCTCGACGAGCTTGGGGTTCATCTGCGCTATGGCGATTACCGCGCCGGGCTGGCCGCTTTGGCCGCATCCGAGGGCAATGCCGCAGCCTAA
- a CDS encoding polyprenyl synthetase family protein has protein sequence MQARLDAVKAEVALALEQAILAFPAGELREAMGYACTGGKRIRAFLVMESARLHNVPDSAALPVAAAVEALHAYSLVHDDLPAMDDDDLRRGQPTTHIRFNEATAILAGDALQSMAFGLLASDAVGSAAVRVALVQAFADAVGARGMVYGQMLDIAAESADQPLTLEEITRLQDGKTGALIAFSAMAGALLAGADPAPLAQYARNLGLAFQIADDILDVTGDEAATGKRVGKDDAAGKATFVSLLGLEGAREMERDLIARGNAALVPYAERAGNLRELARFVIERHA, from the coding sequence ATGCAAGCTCGTCTGGACGCGGTGAAGGCCGAGGTCGCGCTTGCGCTCGAGCAGGCGATTCTGGCTTTCCCGGCGGGGGAATTGCGCGAGGCGATGGGTTACGCCTGCACGGGCGGCAAGCGCATCCGCGCCTTTCTGGTGATGGAATCGGCGCGGCTTCACAATGTCCCCGATAGTGCCGCCTTGCCGGTCGCCGCCGCCGTCGAGGCGCTTCATGCCTATAGCCTTGTCCATGACGATCTGCCCGCGATGGATGACGACGATCTGCGGCGCGGCCAGCCCACGACCCATATCCGCTTCAACGAGGCGACCGCGATTCTCGCGGGCGATGCGCTGCAAAGCATGGCCTTCGGGCTTTTGGCCTCTGACGCGGTCGGCTCGGCTGCGGTGCGCGTCGCTTTGGTGCAGGCCTTTGCCGATGCGGTCGGCGCGCGCGGCATGGTCTATGGCCAGATGCTCGACATCGCCGCCGAAAGCGCGGACCAGCCGCTGACGCTCGAGGAAATCACCCGGCTGCAAGACGGCAAGACCGGCGCGCTGATCGCTTTTTCGGCGATGGCGGGTGCGCTTCTGGCCGGGGCCGATCCTGCGCCTTTGGCGCAATATGCGCGCAATCTGGGCCTTGCGTTTCAGATTGCCGATGACATCCTTGACGTGACCGGCGACGAGGCCGCGACCGGCAAGCGCGTCGGCAAGGATGATGCGGCGGGCAAGGCCACCTTCGTGTCGCTGCTTGGCCTGGAAGGCGCCCGGGAGATGGAGCGGGATCTGATTGCGCGCGGCAATGCCGCACTTGTGCCCTATGCAGAACGGGCGGGAAACTTGCGGGAGCTTGCGCGTTTCGTTATCGAGCGACACGCCTGA
- a CDS encoding restriction endonuclease, whose amino-acid sequence MSAQELPRFEELMLPVLELIAEHRKTVADCLPEIQKRFHLTAEQMDELLPSGKQTTISNRIHWARNYMKHAGLVEPIARGQYKITPLGQQLLVQKPEKIDKTVLEGYPLYQAWRSQDAEKAPASASHGVPPVEVETPEERIEASFRQLDEALTEDLLTAVLSLTPARFEQLIVELLLAMGYGDGRAEMGQAIGKSGDGGIDGVVNEDKLGLDAVYIQAKRYAPENTVGRPALQAFIGSMTGESATKGVFVTTSSFSKEAQDYVRRVQQRVVLIDGPRLARLMIDHGVGVKVDQTYVLRSVDANFFDIV is encoded by the coding sequence GTGAGCGCGCAGGAGCTTCCCCGCTTCGAGGAGCTGATGCTTCCGGTGCTCGAACTCATTGCCGAGCATCGGAAAACCGTCGCTGACTGCCTACCCGAGATCCAGAAGCGCTTTCACCTGACGGCGGAGCAGATGGACGAGCTGTTACCCAGTGGCAAGCAGACGACGATCAGCAATCGCATCCATTGGGCGCGCAATTATATGAAGCACGCCGGGCTGGTCGAGCCGATCGCGCGCGGGCAATATAAGATCACGCCGCTTGGCCAGCAGCTTCTGGTGCAGAAGCCAGAGAAAATCGACAAGACCGTGCTCGAAGGCTACCCGCTCTATCAAGCATGGCGCTCACAGGATGCAGAGAAAGCGCCTGCCAGCGCATCGCATGGGGTGCCTCCGGTTGAGGTCGAGACCCCAGAGGAACGGATCGAAGCGTCTTTTCGGCAGTTGGACGAGGCGCTGACCGAGGATCTTCTGACGGCAGTCCTGTCACTGACGCCCGCGCGTTTCGAGCAGTTGATCGTCGAGTTGCTCTTGGCCATGGGATATGGTGACGGGCGTGCCGAGATGGGGCAGGCGATTGGCAAATCCGGCGATGGCGGGATCGACGGTGTCGTGAACGAGGATAAGCTCGGGCTCGATGCGGTTTATATTCAGGCCAAGCGCTATGCTCCTGAAAACACCGTTGGCCGTCCCGCACTTCAGGCCTTCATCGGTTCGATGACGGGCGAAAGCGCGACCAAGGGCGTCTTCGTGACGACTTCGAGTTTCTCGAAAGAGGCGCAGGATTACGTGCGCCGCGTCCAGCAAAGGGTCGTCCTGATCGACGGGCCGCGTTTGGCGCGGCTGATGATCGATCATGGGGTCGGCGTGAAAGTCGACCAGACCTATGTTCTGCGCTCGGTTGACGCGAATTTCTTTGATATCGTCTAG
- a CDS encoding HU family DNA-binding protein has protein sequence MAQATTKPMTKTQLVAALAEEMGSDKKTATAALDGISALVARVVAEGGAVTLPGIGKVACRARPERQVRNPQTQEMMTKPADKVVKITIAKALKDSVNA, from the coding sequence ATGGCTCAGGCCACTACGAAACCGATGACGAAGACCCAGCTCGTCGCCGCTCTGGCCGAAGAAATGGGCAGCGACAAGAAAACCGCAACCGCTGCTCTGGACGGTATCTCGGCGCTGGTCGCGCGCGTCGTCGCAGAAGGTGGCGCGGTCACGCTGCCGGGTATCGGTAAGGTCGCTTGCCGCGCTCGCCCCGAGCGTCAAGTTCGCAACCCGCAGACGCAAGAGATGATGACGAAGCCGGCCGACAAGGTCGTCAAGATCACCATCGCGAAGGCGCTGAAAGACAGCGTTAACGCCTGA
- a CDS encoding VIT1/CCC1 transporter family protein, which translates to MTLNTHPDAHPDDPHYISRAGWLRAAVLGANDGIVSIGSLLIGVAAVTATPEPVLVAGVAGLVAGAMSMAAGEYVSVSSQADIEHADIRRESRALHADPEIELEELIRIYEARGLAPDTARLVAVELTEHDALGAHLRDELGLSEVHSANPTLAAAASGVTFTVAGLVPLLGAALAPEGQIIPAVLVMTLIALAALGVIGAKAGGAPLRRAVIRVLVWGVAAMAITALVSRLFGVAA; encoded by the coding sequence ATGACGCTCAACACGCATCCCGATGCCCATCCCGACGACCCCCATTACATCAGCCGCGCGGGATGGTTGCGGGCGGCGGTGTTGGGGGCGAATGACGGGATTGTCTCGATTGGTTCGCTGCTGATCGGCGTCGCCGCGGTGACCGCCACGCCCGAGCCGGTTCTGGTCGCCGGGGTGGCCGGATTGGTCGCCGGGGCGATGTCGATGGCGGCGGGTGAATATGTTTCGGTCTCGTCGCAGGCCGATATCGAACATGCCGACATCCGGCGCGAAAGCCGCGCCCTTCACGCCGATCCCGAGATTGAGCTCGAAGAGCTCATCCGCATCTATGAGGCGCGGGGCCTTGCCCCGGATACCGCACGTTTGGTCGCGGTCGAGCTGACCGAACATGATGCACTTGGCGCCCATCTGCGCGACGAGCTGGGCCTCAGCGAGGTGCATTCCGCCAATCCGACGCTGGCCGCTGCGGCCTCGGGCGTGACCTTCACCGTGGCCGGGCTGGTGCCGCTTTTGGGCGCGGCTCTGGCGCCCGAGGGGCAGATCATTCCGGCGGTGCTGGTGATGACGCTGATCGCGCTTGCGGCGCTTGGCGTGATCGGCGCGAAGGCCGGAGGCGCGCCGCTGCGCCGGGCGGTGATCCGGGTGCTTGTCTGGGGCGTGGCGGCCATGGCCATCACCGCGCTGGTCAGCCGTCTCTTTGGTGTAGCCGCATGA
- the dxs gene encoding 1-deoxy-D-xylulose-5-phosphate synthase, protein MTDDSQQDRPKTPLLDRVNLPSDLKSLSDGELHQLADELRAETISAVSVTGGHLGAGLGVVELTVALHAVFDTPRDKIIWDVGHQCYPHKILTGRRDRIRTLRMEGGLSGFTKRSESPFDPFGAGHSSTSISAGLGFAMARELGGDAGDAIAVIGDGAMSAGMAFEALNHAGDLGKRLFVVLNDNEMSIAPPVGALSRHLTKLYAEGPFQDLKSVAKGAVSFLPSPLQEGARRAKEMLKGMAVGGTLFEALGFSYIGPVDGHDLDQLLPLLRTLKTRASGPVLIHVVTKKGKGYAPAEAAADKGHATARFNVLTGAQAKAKSNAPSYTSVFARALVDQASRDDKIAAVTAAMPDGTGLNLFAERFPRRCFDVGIAEQHAVTFAAGLAAGGMKPFCALYSTFLQRGYDQIVHDVAIQRLPVRFAIDRAGLVGADGATHAGAYDIAFLSNLPGMVVMAAADEADLVHMVATAAAHDEGPIAFRYPRGEGTGVEMPERGIPLEIGKGRMISEGRRVAILSFGTRLSEVLVAREALAARGIEPTIADARFAKPLDRELILRLAREHEALITIEEGALGGFGSHVAQLLLEEGALDGGLKFRQMVLPDTFIDHADAKAMYRDAGMNAADIERKVLEVMGVAQIGERRA, encoded by the coding sequence ATGACCGACGACAGCCAGCAGGACCGGCCCAAGACGCCGCTGCTCGATAGGGTGAATCTGCCCTCTGACCTCAAGAGCCTCTCGGATGGCGAGCTGCATCAGCTGGCCGATGAGTTGCGCGCCGAGACGATCAGCGCGGTTTCCGTCACCGGCGGTCATCTGGGCGCGGGCTTGGGCGTGGTCGAGCTGACCGTGGCGCTTCATGCCGTCTTTGACACGCCGCGCGACAAGATCATCTGGGACGTGGGCCATCAATGTTATCCCCACAAGATCCTGACCGGCCGCCGCGACCGCATCCGCACCCTGCGGATGGAGGGCGGGCTGTCGGGTTTCACCAAACGCTCGGAAAGCCCGTTTGACCCGTTCGGGGCCGGGCATAGCTCGACCTCGATCAGCGCCGGGCTTGGCTTTGCCATGGCGCGCGAGCTTGGCGGCGATGCGGGCGATGCGATTGCCGTGATCGGCGACGGCGCCATGTCGGCGGGCATGGCCTTCGAGGCGCTCAACCATGCGGGCGATCTGGGCAAAAGGCTGTTCGTTGTCCTCAATGACAACGAGATGTCGATTGCGCCCCCGGTCGGCGCGCTCTCGCGCCATTTGACCAAGCTTTATGCCGAAGGGCCGTTTCAGGATCTGAAATCGGTGGCCAAGGGCGCGGTCAGCTTCCTGCCCTCGCCGCTGCAGGAAGGGGCGCGCCGCGCGAAGGAAATGCTCAAGGGCATGGCGGTCGGCGGGACCTTGTTCGAGGCTCTGGGCTTTTCCTATATCGGGCCGGTCGATGGCCATGATCTCGACCAGCTCCTGCCGCTCTTGCGCACGCTCAAGACGCGCGCCTCGGGGCCGGTGCTGATCCATGTCGTGACGAAAAAGGGCAAGGGCTATGCCCCCGCCGAAGCCGCCGCCGACAAGGGCCATGCCACCGCGCGCTTCAATGTGCTGACCGGCGCGCAGGCCAAGGCCAAGTCGAATGCGCCGAGCTATACCTCGGTCTTTGCCCGCGCTCTGGTCGATCAGGCCAGCCGCGACGACAAGATTGCCGCCGTGACCGCCGCCATGCCGGATGGCACCGGGCTCAACCTCTTCGCCGAGCGTTTCCCGCGCCGCTGCTTTGACGTGGGCATTGCCGAGCAACATGCCGTGACCTTTGCCGCCGGGCTTGCGGCGGGGGGGATGAAACCCTTCTGCGCGCTTTATTCGACCTTCCTGCAACGCGGTTACGACCAGATCGTCCATGATGTCGCGATCCAGCGCTTGCCGGTGCGTTTCGCCATCGACCGCGCTGGTCTGGTCGGCGCGGATGGTGCGACCCATGCGGGCGCCTATGACATTGCCTTCCTGAGCAATCTGCCCGGCATGGTGGTCATGGCCGCCGCCGATGAGGCGGATCTCGTCCATATGGTCGCCACCGCCGCCGCGCATGATGAGGGTCCGATCGCCTTCCGCTACCCGCGCGGTGAAGGCACCGGCGTCGAAATGCCCGAGCGCGGCATTCCGCTGGAGATCGGCAAGGGCCGCATGATCTCTGAGGGGCGTCGCGTCGCGATCCTGTCCTTCGGCACGCGGCTCTCGGAAGTGCTGGTCGCGCGCGAGGCCCTGGCCGCGCGCGGGATCGAGCCGACGATTGCGGATGCGCGTTTCGCCAAGCCTCTGGACCGCGAGCTGATCCTGCGGCTCGCGCGTGAGCATGAAGCGCTGATCACCATCGAAGAGGGCGCGCTCGGCGGTTTCGGCAGCCATGTCGCACAGCTTTTGCTGGAAGAAGGCGCGCTCGACGGCGGGCTCAAATTCCGCCAGATGGTCCTGCCCGACACTTTCATCGACCATGCCGATGCCAAGGCGATGTATCGCGATGCCGGGATGAACGCCGCCGATATCGAGCGCAAAGTGCTTGAGGTCATGGGAGTCGCGCAGATCGGAGAGCGACGGGCGTGA
- a CDS encoding MarR family winged helix-turn-helix transcriptional regulator — translation MSDNDYISADDPPVFGLEHQLCFATYAAALSFNRAYRAPLDALGLTYPQCLVLMVLWDRDNVTIGEIGEQLALETNTLTPMLKRLEKMEMVERRRDPQDERRVLVSLTESGRAVQPQVGQVMQCLGAATQMTRGQVGELVQELKSLRKNLDLAVSNGSVET, via the coding sequence ATGAGCGATAACGATTACATCTCTGCCGACGATCCGCCGGTGTTTGGGCTAGAGCATCAGCTCTGCTTTGCGACCTATGCTGCGGCGCTGTCTTTCAACCGGGCCTACCGCGCGCCTTTGGACGCGCTTGGCCTGACCTATCCGCAATGTCTGGTGCTGATGGTGCTGTGGGACCGGGACAATGTGACCATTGGCGAGATTGGCGAGCAACTTGCGCTGGAAACCAATACGCTGACGCCGATGCTGAAACGTCTCGAAAAGATGGAGATGGTCGAGCGCCGCCGCGATCCTCAGGATGAGCGGCGGGTGCTGGTGTCCCTGACCGAATCGGGCCGCGCGGTGCAGCCGCAGGTCGGTCAGGTCATGCAATGTCTGGGCGCCGCGACCCAGATGACGCGCGGTCAGGTCGGCGAGCTCGTGCAAGAACTCAAAAGCCTGCGCAAGAATCTCGACCTCGCCGTCAGCAACGGGTCGGTCGAGACCTAA
- a CDS encoding COG3650 family protein — translation MLRSLSLALALFAAVPAFAAPAAVLPGLADVADVAANDVLNVRAKPDAKSEIVTTLAPNAKGVEVLGFDPTGKWAKVSISESTGWASGRFLRLRKDLWPADGVPASLICSGTEPFWSLRRTPAGMEFSSPDSPVQRLELRKVMARGIDGDATRGLIAGNSEGRVTAVIQPEICSDGMSDRSFGLSATLILDGSAKSAQMLSGCCSVVPR, via the coding sequence ATGCTGCGTTCCCTGAGCCTTGCGCTTGCGCTTTTTGCGGCGGTCCCGGCCTTTGCCGCGCCCGCCGCGGTTCTGCCCGGTCTGGCCGACGTCGCCGATGTTGCGGCCAATGACGTGCTGAATGTGCGCGCCAAGCCCGATGCCAAATCCGAGATCGTGACCACGCTTGCCCCGAATGCCAAGGGCGTCGAGGTGCTCGGCTTCGATCCGACCGGCAAATGGGCCAAGGTCAGCATTTCGGAAAGCACCGGCTGGGCCTCGGGGCGGTTTTTGCGGCTGCGCAAGGATCTCTGGCCCGCCGATGGCGTGCCCGCCAGCCTGATCTGCTCGGGCACCGAGCCGTTCTGGAGCCTGCGCCGCACGCCCGCGGGCATGGAGTTTTCGAGCCCGGACAGCCCAGTCCAGCGGCTTGAGCTGCGCAAGGTCATGGCGCGCGGCATTGACGGAGATGCGACGCGCGGACTGATCGCGGGCAACAGCGAGGGCCGGGTCACGGCGGTGATCCAGCCCGAAATCTGCTCGGATGGCATGTCGGATCGCAGCTTCGGTCTCAGCGCGACGCTGATTCTCGACGGCAGTGCGAAAAGCGCGCAGATGCTGTCGGGCTGCTGCTCGGTGGTGCCGCGCTGA
- a CDS encoding LLM class flavin-dependent oxidoreductase, producing the protein MKYSLLDLAPVGEGSNISQALQNSVRLAQAAEAAGYHRYWMAEHHNMPGIASAATSVLLNHVANHTKTIRVGAGGVMLPNHAPLAIAEQFGTLYALHGPRIDLGLGRAPGGDGAVMQALRRGMGRNDDFPDDVVQLLNYFGPANPAAAVHAWPGQDSEIEVWILGSSLYGASLAAALGLPYSFASHFAPGDLSEAVRLYRQRFQETPFGTKPHFMLAVNVIIADTDAEARFLRTSQQLQFARLRMGTPGLLPRPVEDIAVEIPPHFMRTVEAALSVSAVGAPETVRARLAELVETYKPDELILVGNIHDPAARVRSFEMAAEILKGNL; encoded by the coding sequence ATGAAATATTCGCTTCTCGATCTCGCCCCGGTGGGCGAAGGCTCCAATATCTCGCAAGCGCTTCAGAACTCGGTCCGGCTGGCGCAAGCTGCCGAAGCCGCAGGATATCACCGCTATTGGATGGCCGAGCATCACAATATGCCGGGCATCGCCTCGGCCGCGACGTCGGTGCTGCTCAACCATGTTGCCAATCACACCAAGACGATCCGCGTCGGCGCGGGCGGCGTCATGCTGCCCAACCACGCGCCTCTGGCGATTGCCGAGCAATTCGGCACGCTTTACGCGCTGCACGGGCCGCGCATCGACCTTGGCCTTGGCCGCGCGCCCGGTGGCGACGGTGCGGTGATGCAGGCGCTGCGCCGGGGCATGGGCCGCAACGACGACTTCCCCGATGACGTGGTCCAGCTGCTGAATTATTTCGGCCCGGCGAACCCGGCGGCGGCTGTTCACGCCTGGCCCGGTCAGGACAGCGAGATCGAGGTCTGGATCCTCGGCTCGTCGCTTTATGGCGCAAGCCTTGCGGCGGCGCTCGGCCTGCCCTATTCTTTCGCGAGCCATTTCGCGCCGGGCGATCTGTCCGAGGCCGTGCGCCTCTATCGCCAGCGTTTTCAGGAAACGCCCTTCGGAACCAAGCCGCATTTCATGCTGGCAGTTAATGTCATCATCGCTGACACCGATGCAGAAGCGCGTTTCCTGCGCACCTCCCAGCAGCTGCAATTCGCGCGGCTGCGCATGGGCACGCCGGGCCTCTTGCCGCGCCCGGTCGAAGACATCGCTGTCGAAATTCCGCCGCATTTCATGCGTACGGTCGAGGCAGCTTTGTCGGTCAGCGCAGTCGGCGCACCCGAGACGGTGCGTGCCCGACTGGCGGAACTGGTGGAGACCTACAAGCCCGACGAGCTCATTCTCGTCGGGAACATCCACGACCCCGCAGCCCGGGTTCGATCTTTCGAAATGGCTGCGGAGATCTTGAAAGGAAACCTATGA
- a CDS encoding AMP nucleosidase produces the protein MEAEARVLPVVTPELTTREQFTDPVAAVDRLTELYDRSTDFLITHFLETLDGGRPKNRYRAFYPELRLTTARHSVTDSRLAFGHVAIPGSYSTSITRPDLFRDYLIEQIGHLIKNHNVPVTVEYSDTPMPVHFAVAMRSGLAVPQEGVLDYSLRDVFDVPDLATMNDDIVNGTAGSNPDGSRPLAPFTAQRIDYSLARMSHYTATLPEHFQNFVMFTNYQFYVDEFEAFARQALADPNSGYTEFVGPGNQILRGPDDVLTPLAKMPQMPTYHLKRGDHDGITLVNIGVGPSNAKTATDHIAVLRPHAWLMVGHCAGLRNSQQLGDFVLAHAYLREDHVLDDDLPIWVPIPPLAEVQVALQEAVAEVTQLEGYELKRIMRTGTVATIDNRNWELRDNSGPVQRLSQSRAVALDMESATIAANGFRFRVPYGTLLCVSDKPLHGELKLPGMATEFYRTQVANHLMIGIRAMEKLRQMPLDRIHSRKLRSFNETAFL, from the coding sequence ATGGAAGCCGAAGCCCGAGTCCTGCCGGTTGTGACCCCCGAGCTGACCACACGCGAGCAGTTCACTGATCCGGTGGCTGCGGTCGATCGTCTGACCGAGCTTTATGACCGCTCGACCGATTTTCTGATCACGCATTTTCTTGAGACCCTCGACGGCGGACGGCCGAAGAACCGCTACCGGGCGTTCTACCCAGAGCTGCGCCTGACCACGGCGCGCCATTCGGTGACGGATTCGCGTCTGGCCTTTGGACATGTTGCGATTCCGGGCAGTTACTCGACCTCGATCACCCGGCCCGATCTGTTCCGCGATTACCTGATCGAGCAGATTGGCCATCTCATCAAGAACCACAATGTCCCGGTGACGGTCGAATACAGCGACACGCCGATGCCGGTCCATTTCGCCGTCGCGATGCGCAGCGGGCTGGCCGTGCCGCAAGAGGGCGTGCTCGATTATTCGTTGCGCGATGTCTTTGACGTGCCCGATCTGGCGACGATGAATGACGATATCGTGAACGGCACCGCGGGCTCGAACCCCGACGGCAGCCGCCCGCTCGCGCCCTTCACGGCGCAGCGGATTGATTACTCGCTGGCGCGGATGTCGCATTACACCGCGACCCTGCCCGAGCATTTCCAGAATTTCGTGATGTTCACGAACTACCAGTTCTATGTCGACGAATTCGAGGCTTTCGCGCGTCAGGCTCTCGCCGATCCGAATTCGGGCTATACCGAATTCGTCGGCCCCGGGAACCAGATCCTGCGCGGGCCGGATGATGTGCTGACGCCGCTGGCGAAGATGCCGCAGATGCCGACCTATCACCTTAAGCGCGGCGATCACGACGGGATCACGCTGGTCAATATCGGCGTCGGCCCCTCGAACGCGAAAACCGCGACCGACCATATCGCGGTCCTGCGCCCCCATGCCTGGCTGATGGTCGGCCATTGCGCGGGGCTGAGAAACAGCCAGCAGCTTGGCGATTTCGTCCTCGCTCATGCCTATCTGCGCGAGGATCACGTCCTCGACGACGATCTGCCGATCTGGGTGCCGATCCCGCCTCTGGCCGAGGTGCAGGTCGCGCTGCAAGAGGCGGTGGCCGAAGTCACCCAGCTCGAGGGCTATGAGCTCAAGCGCATCATGCGCACCGGCACTGTCGCCACCATCGACAACCGCAACTGGGAGCTGCGCGACAACTCTGGCCCGGTCCAGCGGCTTTCGCAGTCGCGGGCGGTGGCGCTCGATATGGAAAGCGCGACGATCGCGGCCAATGGCTTCCGCTTCCGGGTGCCCTATGGCACGCTGCTTTGCGTCTCGGACAAGCCTTTGCATGGCGAGTTGAAGCTGCCCGGCATGGCAACCGAATTCTACCGCACGCAGGTCGCCAATCACCTGATGATCGGGATTCGGGCGATGGAGAAGCTGCGTCAGATGCCCTTGGATCGGATTCACTCGAGGAAGCTGCGCTCGTTTAACGAAACCGCCTTCCTCTAG